DNA from Kitasatospora herbaricolor:
TCTCCCTGGACGGAATGGGGAGCAGCGGGTCGCCAGGTCTCGGGCGGCCGGGCCGGCGGGTGAGGGGACGCTCGGCAGGTGCGTCAAGCGTGGAGGGGGGCGCGGGGTTCGCGCGAGTGGGCCGGGCCCGGGCAGGGAGCCTGGCTGCGGTGCCCCTGACAAGAGCGACAGTAGCCACTGCCGGGGGGTCGCACAACGGCCCCGTTTCGGGAGAAATGCCTGGTCAGAGGGTTCCTTCACGGGAGGATCAAGATGTCGGCACCAAGCTCTGACGCCGCCTCCGCAGGGCCCCCGTCCGGTCCGGACGGGGGCCGGTGGGTGCGCGGAGGCCGTGCGGAGGCCTCGCGGAGGTCCTACGGAGGCTTCGGGCCGGCCGGGCCGCGGGTGCGGTCAGCGGTCCTCCGGAGGCTTCGCGCCGGCCGGGCCGCGGGTGCGGTCAGCGGTCCAGCGGTGCGAGCCCGAAGGGGTGGCCGGCCGGGTCGATCAGCACCTTCAGCTGGCGGCCGTGCTGGTACGCCGGCTCGGTGGCACCGAGGGCGATCGCCCGGTCGGTGGCGTCGGTGAGGTCGTCGACGTAGAAGTCGAGGTGGAAGTGCTTGCTCCCGTCCGGGTTCCCGGGCGGCGGCGGTTCGTACCCCTCGACCCGGCCGAAGGCCAGCGGGGTGCCGCCCTCGGGGTTGTCCAGGATCGCGAAGCGGTCGTCGACGTGCCGGGGCTCCCAGCCGAGCAGCCCGCCGTAGAAGGCGGCCAGCGCGGCCGGGTCGGCGCAGTCGATGGTGACCATGGCGAGGCGGGCGAAGCCGTCGGCGTTCTGCTCGGACGGGAGGTCGGACATGCGATCGGCCCTTCTCTGCTGGCTCGGGTCTCTGCCGGCCCGGTGGTGCTGACGGGACTGGTGGTGCCGGTGATGCCCTGTGCTGCGGTCGTCGAGTACCCCTGGTCTTCCTCAAGCATCTCGTGCGGCGTCCCGTTCGGCGCCGCCAAGCTGCCGGTTCCGGTTCGGCGTGTCTCCTCGGGCCCCCGCCGGCGGGGCCGGACGACCCCCGGCCCCGGGCGGGCGGGTGGCCCGGGCCGGTGCGGGATCCGGGGGCCGGGGGCGGGGGGGCGGGATCCTGGGCGGGGGCCGACGCCGCACGGCCCGGCCGGCCGTTGCCCTGGTGGCGGTGGGGGCGCGTGGGACGTGCGGTAACCAATTTTCCTTAGCGAGAGTAATGACATAGTCTAAGGACATGCCCGAAACCTCCGAGCAGGACCTCGCGGCGATCAGCCAGCTGCGGTCGTCCACCATGCGCCTGGCCCGCCGTCTGCGACACCAGCGGGTCGAGGAGTCGCTCAGCCCCACCGAGATGGGGGTGCTCGGCACCCTCGCCCGCTGCGGACAGGCCACACCCGGCGAGCTGGCCCGGCGCGAGCACGTCCAGCCGCCGTCCATGACCAGGATCGTCGCGATGCTGGAGGAGAAGGGCCTGGTATGGCGGGAGCCGCACCCCGAGGACCGCCGCCAGGTGGTCGTCAGCAGCACGGAGCAGGCCGAGACGATCCTGGCCGAGAGCCGGCGCCGCCGCAACGCCTGGCTCGCCGAACTGGCCGAGGGGCTGAGCGAGGAGGAGTGGGCCGTCCTGCGGGAGGCCGCACCCGTCCTCTACAAGCTCGCGCACCTCTGACCACGGCGGAGCGCGGCGGGCAGCCCGCCCGCACCGCCCGCACCACCCGTGACGCCGCACCACCCGCACGACCCCGGGACGAGCACGTCCCACCGCGGCACCACGCCCTGCCCGCACCGCAGAAGGAGCACCGCATCACCGCAGCACCGACCACGCACACCAGTAGCGCGACGCCGGCCCGACCGGACGTTGCGCGCCGAGGGGAGACCACAGTGACACCGCCGGCCGCAGCCGCCGCCGCCATCCGTACCGACGACCCGAGCACCGACCCGGCGGCAGCCGCTGCCCCCGCCGAGAGCCGGGCGCCCAGCCCCACGGGCCTGCCCGGCACCGGCGACGACGACCCCGAGGAACGCACCGCGGCGGCTTCCCCCGCCGCGTCCGACCCGGGCCGCGTCGGTCCGGCCGCCGGCCCCACGGGTGCGCAGTTCACCCGGCCCGGCGGGATGTTCTCCTCGCTCCGGATCCGCAACTACCGCTACTTCTTCCTGGGACAGGTCGTCTCCAACACCGGGACCTGGATGCAGCGGATCGCCCAGGACTGGCTGGTCCTCAGCCTCACCGGCAGCCCGCTGGCCGTCGGCATCACCACCGCCATGCAGTTCCTGCCGATGCTCCTGCTGGGCCTGTTCGGCGGCGTCCTCGCCGACCGGATGCCCAAGCGCCGGCTGCTGATCGCCACCCAGGGCGCGATGGGCCTGCTCGCCGCGGGCCTCGCCGCGATGACCGTCGGCGGCGTCGTGACGCCGTACTACGTCTACGCCTTCGCCCTGCTGCTCGGTCTGGTGACCGTCGTCGACAACCCGACCCGGCAGGCCTTCGTCTCCGAGATGGTCGGCCCGAAGGACCTCGCCAACGCGGTCAGCCTGAACGCCGCCAACTTCCAGACCGCCCGGCTGGTCGGCCCCGCCGTGGCCGGCCTGCTGATCGCGGCCGTCGGCAGCGGCTGGGCCTTCGCCGTCAACGCGCTGTCCTTCGCCGCCGTGATCGGCGGACTGCTGGCGATGCGGACCTCCGAGCTGCGCCCGACCGCGCCGATCGCCCGGGAGAAGGGCCAGCTCCGCGAGGGGCTGCGCTACGTCAAGGAACGCCCGGAGCTGCTCTGGCCGATGGTGCTGGCCGGCTTCATCGGCACCTTCGGGTTCAACTTCCCCACGCTGCTGTCCGGATTCGCGTACGACACCTTCAAGGTCGGCGCCGGGCAGTACGGGCTGCTGAACACCGCGATGGCGGTCGGCTCGCTGGCCGGCGCGCTGCTCGCGGCCCGGCGCGGCGCACCCCGGCTGCGCCGGCTGGTCGCGGCCGCGCTCGGCTTCGGCGTGCTGGAGCTGCTGGCCGCGTTCGCCCCCGGCTACTGGTCCTTCGCGCTGCTGCTGACCCTGATCGGGATCTTCGGGCTGTCCTTCAACACCTCGGTCAACTCGATGCTGCAGCTGGCCACCGACCCCGCCATGCGGGGCCGGGTGATGGGCCTGCTGGTGCTGGTCTTCACCGGCGGCACCCCGATCGGCGCCCCGGTGGTCGGCTGGGTCACCGACGTCTACGGCCCCCGGCTGGGGCTGCTCGCCTGCGGCGTCGTGTCGGCGCTGGCGGCCTTGGTCGTCGGCCTGGTGCTGGCCCGCAGCGCCGACCTGCGGGTGCGGGTCGACCTGCATCCCGGGCGCGGCGGCCGGGTGGTGGCCTTCGTGCCGCGTGCCGCCGCCCCCGCGAAGTCGGAGCTGGCCGCGGCCTGCTGACGACCCGCGGTCCCGGCCGCCCGCCCCGCCCGGCTCCCGGGCCGGGCCGGGCGGCCGGGGCGTTTCGCCGTCGGTGGCGTCCGGCCCGCGGCCCTCGCCCGCCGGCGGCCACCGGTCAGAGCCGGATCTCCAGGATCTGGCCCGGCCACGGCCCGGCCGGCTGCTCGACCTCGAAGGCCTCCGTCTCGGTGAAGCCCAGGGCGCGGTACTGCCCGACCAGCCGCCGGTCGTCGCCCGCGTAGCAGTCCACCCGGAGCAGGCGGACGCCCCGCCGGCGGGCCTCCGCCAAGGCGTCCGCGATCAGCGCGGCGCCGATGCCGGAGCCGGAGCGGGCCCGGTCGGTCACCAGGTTGCGGACGTACAGCTCGGGTTCGGTGACCGGCGTGGCGTACCCGGGCGGGACTTCGGCCAGCACGCAGGCGCCCACCGTCCGGCCCTCGGCGTCCTCGGCGATCCGGACCAGGTGGTCGCGCGCGTAGTCGTGGATCCGCTGCACGGCGGCCGGGCGGGCGGACCACGGCCGGTCGCCCCACTGGCCGGTGCGGCCCCGGGCGGCGAGCCAGGCGATGGCGGAGTCGAGCAGGTCGATGATGGCGGCCGCGTCCTCGGGCCCACCGGTGCGGATCTTCATAAAACCCTTCTAGTCCGCCGCGGCCGGCGAGGGAAGATGGCCTCATGAGGCTCTTCGTGGCGGTGCTGCCGCCGGTGGAAGCGGTGCAGGAACTGGTCGACGCCGTCGCGCCGGTCCGGGAGCTGCCGGGCGCGGACCGGCTGCGCTGGTCGGGCGTCGAGGGCTGGCACCTCACGCTGGCCTTCCTGGGCGAGGTACCGGCCGAGCGCCTCCCCGAGCTGGAGGCGGCGCTCGCCGAGGCCGTCGAGGGGCACGGCGCGCACCGGCTGCGGCTGTCCGGCGCCGGCCGGTTCGGCGACAAGGTGTTCTGGGCGGGCGTGGAGGGCGAGACCTGGGCACTGCGCCGGCTCGCCGAGGCGGTCACCGGCGCGGCTGCCGCTCTGCTCGGGGAGGGGGACGCGTTCCGCTTCCACCCGCACCTGACGCTGGCCCGGGCCGGGTCGGCGCACGGGCAGCGCCGGGCGGTGCGGCGGCACGCGGTGGGGGAGCTGGAGGGGCTCGAAGCGGCGCTGGCGCCGTTCCGCGGCCTCGATTGGGAGGCCGCCGAGGTGCACCTGATGAAGAGCGAGCTGGACGGCGGTTCCGCGCACTACGAGAGCGTGCGCAGCTGGCCGTTGGCCCACTGGGCGCGGGGCGCGGGCGGAGCCTCGGAACCGCCGGCCTAGGCCGGGCCGTCGCCGGTCAGGGCCGTCCGGGCGCCGGTACGGGCGCGGGCCAGGCGAGCATGGCGGTGGCCGCCACCTGCTCCAGCTCGGCGCGCCCGGCGCCGTCCCTGGCGCGCTGGGACATCCCCTGCAGGACGGTCGCGGTGAACATGGCCAGCGCCGCCGCGTCGCTCCCGGGCGGTTCGTGGCCTGCGGCGACGTCGGCCCGGATGCGGGACTCCAGGGCGCGGACGTTGGCGTTGCGGATCTCCCGCAGGTCCTGCTCGACCTCGGGCGAGGTGCAGTTGACCGTCGCGCTGATCAGCAGGCAGCCCCAGGGGTGGGCGGCGTCGGTGTACTCGGCGGCGGCGGTGCGCAGCATCCGGGCGATGCCGGCCCGGACGGTCGGGCCCTCGTCGAGGGCGCGGGGGAGCAGCGAGCCGTAGGTCTGCCGGTAGGAGGCGACCGCCTCCCGGAAGAGCGTCCGCTTGTCGCCGAAGGCCGCGTACAGGCTGGGCGGCCTGATGCCCATGGCGGCGGTGAGGTCGGCCACGGAGGTGGCCTCGTAGCCGTGCTCCCAGAACAGCTCGACGGCCTTGGCCAGGGCGGCGTCGCGGTCGAAGGAGCGGGGGCGTCCGCGCTGGGTGGTGGCCATGGGCGAGATTCTATATCGGGCGCTACAGAAGCGTGCTACGGTCACTTTCATTAGCGACCACTACAGAAATGGGGGGCGTGGCCATGGGCACGCTTTCGGGCAGGACGGCACTGGTCACGGGCGGCAGCCGGGGCATCGGCCGGGGCATCGCCGAGCGGCTGGCCCGCGAGGGCGCCCTGGTCGCCGTGCACTACGGCACCAACCGCGAGGCCGCTGAGCAGACCGTCAAGGGGATCGGGGCCGAGGGCGGCCGGGCCTTCGCCGTCGGCGCCGAACTGGGGCTGCCCGGCGACGCGGACGCGCTCTGGACGGCCTTCGACGCCGCCCTGGCCCGGCACGGCGGCGGCCGCGGCCTGGACATCCTCGTCAACAACGCCGGGATCAACGCCCACGGGCGGATCCACGAGGTCACCGAGGCCGACTACGACCGGGTGTTCGCGGTCAACGTCAAAGCCCCGTTCTTCCTGATCCGGCAGGGCCTGGACCGGCTGCGCGACGGCGGCCGCATCATCAACATCTCCTCCGGCGCCACCCGGATCGCCTTCCCGTCCATCACCGCCTACGCGATGACCAAGGGCGCGCTCGACATCCTGACCCGGACCCTGGCCCAGGACCTCGGGCCGCGCGGGATCACCGTCAACTCGGTCTCGCCGGGCATCGTCGCCACCGACATCAACCCCTGGCTGGCCGACCCGGCCGAGCACGCCCGGGCCGCCGGCTACGCCGCGCTGGGGCGGGTCGGCGAGGCCGCGGACATCGCCGACGTGGTGGGCTTCCTGGCGTCCGACGACGCGCGCTGGGTCACCGGGCAGGACCTGGAGGCGTCCGGCGGCTCGGCACTCGGCGTCTGAGCGCCGGCCGGACGGCCCGCACGCCGGGCCGCGCCGGGCCGGGGGTACGCTCGTTGACCGTGGACCCCAAGACTCGCATGCGTATCGTGACCGGCGCCCTGGTGCTGCTGCTGGCAGTCGTGGTGATCAGCTCCCTGGTCACCAGGTAACGGCGGCCGGGCCGGGAGCCCGTGCGGCCGGCCCGGCGGAACAGCGAAACGGAAGGGCCACCGCCCGCGGGCGGTGGCCCTTCCGTCAGCTTGCGACCGTGGTCAGAGCTGTCCGACCACGTGGTCGATGCAGGCGGTGAGCGCCTCGACGTCCGCCGGGTCGATCGCCGGGAACATCGCGATGCGCAGCTGGTTGCGGCCCAGCTTGCGGTACGGCTCGGTGTCGACGATGCCGTTGGCACGCAGTGCCTTGGCGATCGCGGCGGCGTCGATCGACTCGTCGAAGTCGATCGTGCCGACCACCTGCGAGCGCTCGGCCGGGTTGACGACGAACGGCTGCGCGAAGGAGGACTTCTCGGCCCAGGTGTACAGGCGGGACGAGGAATCAGCCGTACGGGCGACGGCCCAGTCGAGCCCGCCGTTGCCGTTCAGCCACTCCAGCTGGTCGGCCAGCAGGAACAGCGTCGAGATCGACGGGGTGTTGTACGTCTGGTCCTTCGACGAGTTGTCGATGGCCGTCGGCAGGTCGAAGAACGGCGGGATGTACCGGCCGGAGGCGGCGATCTCGGCGGCGCGCTCCAGGGCGGCCGGGGAGAAGGACGCCAGCCAGAGGCCGCCCTCGGAGGCGAAGGACTTCTGCGGCGCGAAGTAGTAGACGTCCGTCTCGGTGATGTCCACCGGCAGGCCGCCGGCGCCCGAGGTCGCGTCGACCAGCACCAGGGAGCCCTCGTCGCCGCCCACCGGGCGGTTGATCGGCATCGCGACGCCGGTCGAGGTCTCGTTGTGGGTGAGCGCGTAGACGTCCACGCCCGCCTCGGCGACCGGCAGCGGGTGGGTGCCCGGCTCGGTCTTGATCACCGACGGGTCGGCCAGCCACGGGGCGGCCTTCACCGAGGAGGCGAACTTGGAGGAGAACTCGCCGAAGTTCAGGTGCTGCGACTTCTCGCGCACCAGGCCGAATGCCGCGATGTCCCAGAAGGCGGTGGAGCCGCCGTTGCCGAGCACCACCTCGTACCCCTCGGGGAGGGAGAAGAGGCTGCTCACGCCCTCGCGCACACGCTTCACCAGGTCCTTGACGGGAGCCTGGCGGTGCGAGGTGCCGAGCAGGGCGGAGCCGGTCGCGGCGAGGGCACTGAGGGCCTCGGGGCGCACCTTGGACGGGCCGCAGCCGAAACGGCCGTCTGCGGGCTTGATGTCAGCGGGGATCTGGATCTGAGCCACAGGCGCAGCCTACTGGCTCGGATTGCGGAGTTGTTACGGTCGTCCGCCCGCTGAGATGTGATCTTTGCGGCGAAGGGCCCGCGCCGCGGTGCGCACGGGCCCGGGGAGCGCGGCTCCCCGGGCCCGTCCGGCGTGTCGGCGGGGCCGCGGCCGTCCGGGCCCGCGGGCACCGGTCGCGGCCGCGGCCCCGCCGGGCGGGTCAGTGTGCGATCGAGCCGTAGCCCTCGACCTCGCGCGGGCTGCGCGGGCCGGGGCCGATGTAGCGGGCGGCCGGGCGGACCAGGCGGCCGGTGCGCTTCTGCTCCAGGATGTGCGCCGACCAGCCGGCCGTGCGGGCACAGGTGAACATCGAGGTGAACATGTGCGCCGGGACCTCGGCGAAGTCCAGCATGATCGCGGCCCAGAACTCCACGTTGGTGGCCAGCACGCGGTCGGGGCGGCGGTTGTGCAGCTCCTCCAGCGCGGCCTTCTCCAGCGCCTCGGCGATCTCGAAGCGCGGCGCGCCGAGCTCCTTGGCGGTGCGGCGCAGCACGCGGGCGCGCGGGTCCTCCGCGCGGTAGACGCGGTGGCCGAAGCCCATCAGGCGCTCGCCCTTGTCGAGGGCCTGCTTGACCCAGGCGGTGGCGTCGCCGGTGCGCTCGATCTCCTCGATCATGCCCAGCACGCGGGACGGCGCGCCGCCGTGCAGCGGGCCGGACATCGCGCCGACGGCGCCCGACAGGGCGGCCGCGACGTCGGCGCCGGTGGAGGCGATGACCCGGGCGGTGAAGGTGGAGGCGTTCATGCCGTGCTCGGCGGCCGACGTCCAGTAGGCGTCGATGGCCTTGACGTGCTTCGGGTCGGGCTCGCCGCGCCAGCGGATCATGAAGCGCTCGACGACCGTCTCGGCCTTGTCGATCTCGCTCTGCGGCACCATCGGCAGGCCCTGGCCGCGGGCGGACTGCGCCACGTACGACAGGGCCATCACCGCGGCGCGGGCGAGGTCGTCGCGGGCCTGCTCGGCGGAGATGTCCAGCAGCGGCTTGAGGCCCCAGACCGGCGCCAGCATGGCCAGCGCGGACTGCACGTCGACCCGGATGTCGCCGGAGTGGACCGGGATCGGGAAGGGCTCGGCGGCGGGCAGGCCCGGGTTGAACTTGCCGTCCACCAGCAGGCCCCACACGTGGCCGAAGGAGACGTGGCCGACCAGCTCGTCGATGTCGACGCCGCGGTACCGCAGGGCGCCGCCTTCCCGGTCGGGCTCGGCGATCTCGCTCTCGAAAGCGACGACTCCCTCAAGCCCGGGTACGAAGTCGGACATGCGACGGCTCCTTCAGTTCTGCGATCGGCGGGCGGCCGTGGTGGGGCAGCACGCCAGTGACCGATGGTGGTTGGCACTCGGTGCCAGCGTCTCAGGCACCGGGTGCATTGCGCCATACACCACCGAGGTGATGTTTCCCGAAGGCCGCCCCACCTGGCGCTCGTTCTTCGTCCGGTTGACCGGTGCGGCCGTGATTCCTGCGGAACCAACCGGTCCGATCCGGACATTCCCCCGGAGGACGGGCGGTGAAGCGGTGGCGAGACACCTTATCTCCCACCGGGGTTTGTCCGGACGTAGCAGTGCCCGTTGCTTGTCGTACGGGATGATGTTGCCGTGCAGACCCCGGAAAGCGACCACCCCACGCCCCCGAGCCCGGATCTCGCCGCGATGCGCGAGCACTACGCCCACGAGGGCCTGGCCGAGGCGGACCTCGCCGACGACCCGGTGACCCAGTTCACCCGCTGGTTCCACGACGCGGGCCGGGCCGGGGCGGCCGAGCCCAACGCGATGGTGCTCTCCACCGCGGACGCCGAGGGCCGGCCCAGCTCGCGGACGGTCCTGCTGAAGGGCTACGACCGGCGCGGATTCGTCTTCTACACCAACTACGGCTCCCGCAAGGGCGCGGAGATCGCCGCCAACCCGCACGCCGCGCTGCTCTTCCCGTGGATCACGCTGGCCCGCCAGGTGATCGTCCAGGGCCGGGTGGAGAAGGTCGGCCGGGACGAGACCGCCGCCTACTTCCGCACCCGCCCGCACGGCTCCCAGCTGGGCGCCTGGGCCAGCGAGCAGTCCAGTCCGGTCGACGGCCGCGAGGTGCTGGAGCAGCGCTACGCCGAGCTGGAACGCCGCTACCCCGAGGGCGAGGGCGTCCCGGTGCCGCCCTTCTGGGGCGGCTACCGGGTCGTCCCGGAGGTCGTCGAGTTCTGGCAGGGCCGCGCGAACCGGCTGCACGACCGGCTCCGCTACGTCGCCGAGGGCGCGGGCTGGCGGGTGGAGCGGCTCTGCCCGTGAGCGGGCGGGGAGGCGCCGCCGGCGCCGCGCCGGCACCCGGGCGGGAGCCCCCGCGCGGGCTCCCGCCGGGGTCGGACCGTTGCGGCCGTACGGCTGACAGCCGCGCGGCGCAGCACGCGGCCTGAGAAGGTGTCAGGTGTAGGATGCGCGTCGCGGACCGGGTCTGATTCCCTATCCCCAGCCCGCTCCGCCGAGAGATCGAATGAGGGACTGATGAGCGTCACAGGCGCGGACACCGGCTCTGGCCTCCGCTCTGATCTGGTCGACGTCGCCGACCTTCCCCTCGACGACCTCGACGACCTCCCGGACACCGTGCTCGGCGAGCTGCTGCGCCGCCTGGTCGCGGACGCCGTGACGCCCGGCGCCGAGCCGGTCGCCGCCTTCCAGTCGTCGCTCTGAGTCACCGGACCCGGGCGCCCGCCAGGCGCCGCCCCGCACCGTCCGCGCAGCGGGCAGCCCGCTCGGACGCTTCGGGAAACCGCCCCCACATTGCTGAACTGCCCTGCGGAACAGCCTGAGTTCACGACATCCTGGGTATGACAGCAGGAAAAAGTCGCGGCTCCGGAGGGCCCTGGGGGGTGCAGTGCGGCCGTATTTCTTCTTCAGCTACGCGCGGCAGGACTACGCGAACGGCGGCGTGTTCGTCGACCACTTCTTCCGGGACCTGCGGGACGAGCTGGGCCGGATCGAACCCGTCGCCGCCTACGAGGAGCTCAGCTACCGCGACACCGACGTCCTGCGGCTGGGCGACAACTGGGAGCAGCAGCTCGCCCAGATGCTGGGCTCCAGCCGGACGATGGTCGCGCTCTACTCCCCGGCGTACTTCGCCAGCCTCTACTGCGGCAAGGAGTGGACGGCCTTCCGCGGCCGGGTGCGAAGACACCAGGAGCTGACCGGCGACGTCCTGCCCGCCCTGATACCCGTCCTGTGGGAGTCCCTGCCGGGCGAGCTGCCCCCCGAGGTGCAGAAGATCCAGTACGTCCAGCAGGGGATGGGTGACACCTACCCCCGCTCGGGCCTGCGCGACCTGCTGCGCACCGATCCCGGCGGACCGGATTACCGCCGGGTCGTCGAGGTGGTCGCGGCGCGGATCAGGGACGCCGCCGCCCGCCCGCTCAGCGAACTGCCCGAGTTCGACCTGGGGGCCGTCCGCGGCTACTTCCCGGTGCCGGCGCTGCCCGCCCCGCTGCCCGCCTCGGCGGGCATGGTGCGGATCTTCGTGGCCGCCGGCCGGGCGGCCGAGGGGCTGCCCGCCGAGGCCTCGGCGGCCGGCGCCGCCGGCGCCGCCGGTGCTTCCGGGACGTCCGCCGCCGGCGGTGGTGCGGTCGGTGGTGCGGCCGGCGGCTGGTACGGCAGCCGCCCCTGGCAGTGGGCGCCCTACCACCCGCCGACCAGCCCCTCGCTGGTGGTCCGGGCCCAGCAGGTGATCACGGCGGCCGGC
Protein-coding regions in this window:
- the serC gene encoding phosphoserine transaminase, translated to MAQIQIPADIKPADGRFGCGPSKVRPEALSALAATGSALLGTSHRQAPVKDLVKRVREGVSSLFSLPEGYEVVLGNGGSTAFWDIAAFGLVREKSQHLNFGEFSSKFASSVKAAPWLADPSVIKTEPGTHPLPVAEAGVDVYALTHNETSTGVAMPINRPVGGDEGSLVLVDATSGAGGLPVDITETDVYYFAPQKSFASEGGLWLASFSPAALERAAEIAASGRYIPPFFDLPTAIDNSSKDQTYNTPSISTLFLLADQLEWLNGNGGLDWAVARTADSSSRLYTWAEKSSFAQPFVVNPAERSQVVGTIDFDESIDAAAIAKALRANGIVDTEPYRKLGRNQLRIAMFPAIDPADVEALTACIDHVVGQL
- a CDS encoding MarR family winged helix-turn-helix transcriptional regulator; translation: MPETSEQDLAAISQLRSSTMRLARRLRHQRVEESLSPTEMGVLGTLARCGQATPGELARREHVQPPSMTRIVAMLEEKGLVWREPHPEDRRQVVVSSTEQAETILAESRRRRNAWLAELAEGLSEEEWAVLREAAPVLYKLAHL
- a CDS encoding MFS transporter yields the protein MTPPAAAAAAIRTDDPSTDPAAAAAPAESRAPSPTGLPGTGDDDPEERTAAASPAASDPGRVGPAAGPTGAQFTRPGGMFSSLRIRNYRYFFLGQVVSNTGTWMQRIAQDWLVLSLTGSPLAVGITTAMQFLPMLLLGLFGGVLADRMPKRRLLIATQGAMGLLAAGLAAMTVGGVVTPYYVYAFALLLGLVTVVDNPTRQAFVSEMVGPKDLANAVSLNAANFQTARLVGPAVAGLLIAAVGSGWAFAVNALSFAAVIGGLLAMRTSELRPTAPIAREKGQLREGLRYVKERPELLWPMVLAGFIGTFGFNFPTLLSGFAYDTFKVGAGQYGLLNTAMAVGSLAGALLAARRGAPRLRRLVAAALGFGVLELLAAFAPGYWSFALLLTLIGIFGLSFNTSVNSMLQLATDPAMRGRVMGLLVLVFTGGTPIGAPVVGWVTDVYGPRLGLLACGVVSALAALVVGLVLARSADLRVRVDLHPGRGGRVVAFVPRAAAPAKSELAAAC
- a CDS encoding TIR-like protein FxsC; the protein is MRPYFFFSYARQDYANGGVFVDHFFRDLRDELGRIEPVAAYEELSYRDTDVLRLGDNWEQQLAQMLGSSRTMVALYSPAYFASLYCGKEWTAFRGRVRRHQELTGDVLPALIPVLWESLPGELPPEVQKIQYVQQGMGDTYPRSGLRDLLRTDPGGPDYRRVVEVVAARIRDAAARPLSELPEFDLGAVRGYFPVPALPAPLPASAGMVRIFVAAGRAAEGLPAEASAAGAAGAAGASGTSAAGGGAVGGAAGGWYGSRPWQWAPYHPPTSPSLVVRAQQVITAAGHITTWDEIRPGLGAQLDRAREDSQVSVLLVDPWVAGLEPYREALREYDGQNHPVTGVVVPVGTGDPAAGPERDALWAGVRGVFPRNWLRRSDPEQLFRVRVPRENFDTELTIMVTVAQNKLMDDNFDWGDDGDGAAFGFGPGGADGGPVMPGLSIPAGPPGPRRSPDGSAVGTRGDEDDAR
- a CDS encoding glucose 1-dehydrogenase translates to MGTLSGRTALVTGGSRGIGRGIAERLAREGALVAVHYGTNREAAEQTVKGIGAEGGRAFAVGAELGLPGDADALWTAFDAALARHGGGRGLDILVNNAGINAHGRIHEVTEADYDRVFAVNVKAPFFLIRQGLDRLRDGGRIINISSGATRIAFPSITAYAMTKGALDILTRTLAQDLGPRGITVNSVSPGIVATDINPWLADPAEHARAAGYAALGRVGEAADIADVVGFLASDDARWVTGQDLEASGGSALGV
- the fxsA gene encoding FxSxx-COOH cyclophane-containing RiPP peptide yields the protein MSVTGADTGSGLRSDLVDVADLPLDDLDDLPDTVLGELLRRLVADAVTPGAEPVAAFQSSL
- the thpR gene encoding RNA 2',3'-cyclic phosphodiesterase; this encodes MRLFVAVLPPVEAVQELVDAVAPVRELPGADRLRWSGVEGWHLTLAFLGEVPAERLPELEAALAEAVEGHGAHRLRLSGAGRFGDKVFWAGVEGETWALRRLAEAVTGAAAALLGEGDAFRFHPHLTLARAGSAHGQRRAVRRHAVGELEGLEAALAPFRGLDWEAAEVHLMKSELDGGSAHYESVRSWPLAHWARGAGGASEPPA
- a CDS encoding TetR/AcrR family transcriptional regulator gives rise to the protein MATTQRGRPRSFDRDAALAKAVELFWEHGYEATSVADLTAAMGIRPPSLYAAFGDKRTLFREAVASYRQTYGSLLPRALDEGPTVRAGIARMLRTAAAEYTDAAHPWGCLLISATVNCTSPEVEQDLREIRNANVRALESRIRADVAAGHEPPGSDAAALAMFTATVLQGMSQRARDGAGRAELEQVAATAMLAWPAPVPAPGRP
- a CDS encoding citrate synthase 2, encoding MSDFVPGLEGVVAFESEIAEPDREGGALRYRGVDIDELVGHVSFGHVWGLLVDGKFNPGLPAAEPFPIPVHSGDIRVDVQSALAMLAPVWGLKPLLDISAEQARDDLARAAVMALSYVAQSARGQGLPMVPQSEIDKAETVVERFMIRWRGEPDPKHVKAIDAYWTSAAEHGMNASTFTARVIASTGADVAAALSGAVGAMSGPLHGGAPSRVLGMIEEIERTGDATAWVKQALDKGERLMGFGHRVYRAEDPRARVLRRTAKELGAPRFEIAEALEKAALEELHNRRPDRVLATNVEFWAAIMLDFAEVPAHMFTSMFTCARTAGWSAHILEQKRTGRLVRPAARYIGPGPRSPREVEGYGSIAH
- a CDS encoding GNAT family N-acetyltransferase, with product MKIRTGGPEDAAAIIDLLDSAIAWLAARGRTGQWGDRPWSARPAAVQRIHDYARDHLVRIAEDAEGRTVGACVLAEVPPGYATPVTEPELYVRNLVTDRARSGSGIGAALIADALAEARRRGVRLLRVDCYAGDDRRLVGQYRALGFTETEAFEVEQPAGPWPGQILEIRL
- the pdxH gene encoding pyridoxamine 5'-phosphate oxidase — protein: MQTPESDHPTPPSPDLAAMREHYAHEGLAEADLADDPVTQFTRWFHDAGRAGAAEPNAMVLSTADAEGRPSSRTVLLKGYDRRGFVFYTNYGSRKGAEIAANPHAALLFPWITLARQVIVQGRVEKVGRDETAAYFRTRPHGSQLGAWASEQSSPVDGREVLEQRYAELERRYPEGEGVPVPPFWGGYRVVPEVVEFWQGRANRLHDRLRYVAEGAGWRVERLCP
- a CDS encoding VOC family protein, producing the protein MSDLPSEQNADGFARLAMVTIDCADPAALAAFYGGLLGWEPRHVDDRFAILDNPEGGTPLAFGRVEGYEPPPPGNPDGSKHFHLDFYVDDLTDATDRAIALGATEPAYQHGRQLKVLIDPAGHPFGLAPLDR